One Thermodesulfobium sp. 4217-1 DNA window includes the following coding sequences:
- a CDS encoding aminotransferase class IV, translated as MCQFIETIKLYNSSYLNLEYHQKRVNAAQKEFFGKCNIDIESVLPNQENYNNGRFKCRIIYGRGVESISIDSYSIRKIDSLKLMSANEIEYSYKFFDREVFDNLKKHIKSSEEILIIKNNFVTDTSYSNIALYKNGIWHTPESYLLNGTKRQFYLDKGIIKETEITVDKIVAYEKVCLINSMLDLGEICMDVKNIILEL; from the coding sequence ATGTGCCAATTTATTGAGACGATAAAATTATATAACTCAAGCTACTTAAACCTTGAGTATCATCAAAAAAGAGTTAATGCTGCTCAAAAGGAATTTTTTGGAAAGTGTAATATAGATATTGAGAGTGTATTGCCTAACCAAGAAAATTATAACAATGGGCGATTTAAGTGCAGAATTATTTATGGTAGAGGTGTAGAAAGTATAAGTATTGACAGCTATTCTATTAGAAAGATAGATTCTTTAAAATTAATGTCTGCTAATGAAATAGAATACAGCTATAAGTTCTTTGACAGAGAAGTCTTTGATAATTTAAAAAAACATATTAAGAGTTCTGAAGAGATCTTGATAATTAAAAATAATTTTGTGACCGATACCTCATATTCCAATATTGCATTATATAAAAATGGTATATGGCATACACCTGAAAGCTATTTGCTAAATGGAACCAAAAGGCAGTTTTATTTAGATAAAGGCATAATAAAAGAAACAGAAATTACAGTTGACAAAATTGTTGCCTACGAAAAGGTTTGCTTAATAAATTCAATGCTTGATTTGGGTGAGATTTGTATGGATGTGAAGAATATAATATTAGAACTTTAA